A region from the Linepithema humile isolate Giens D197 chromosome 1, Lhum_UNIL_v1.0, whole genome shotgun sequence genome encodes:
- the LOC105675236 gene encoding angiogenic factor with G patch and FHA domains 1 isoform X1, whose translation MNQCEMHSESEEGEIISDFEENFTEELCNYPHILKFIHKLQDLVKRQRKKINKLRNKLNEQRQQNLQPAKTYVDYGTQTDSCDPDKSLSQNWDISDNVKSSSIVDQVKQVAESVLLQTGFVYEQTSGMYYDYNTGYYYDTRQGLYYDGNTGTYYYYDETSNTYKFHSQICANGASNLSISQKKEEQKTGKTHKVSDEDDVKKRKFVNEEENSKDVEPEEGECSESEKDDGISDEITPDISINSESDHEEEQDLAKSYPPCIRIIVKETNLAKLKTGSLFLVTYTGGSLGREGDHSVLIPDINISKHHARFSYDETKKQYQMIDSGSRNGTFLNGKRLSVAKQESEPHEITHGSVIKIGETKLLCHIHNGNETCGHCEPGLIQQNINLDENKVSKKELYKEELRRLKYKFGIEKNNVLSGSQLASGYQDRAQARRQHVGSLHHHAKTQQSSIHTSITKDNKGFKLLSKMGWSEGRSLGKDGDGRTEPLPIACNHSKGGLGSSEADFPSIELDSKVEKKQAVWRKTQKRYKEIAD comes from the exons atgaaccAGTGTGAAATGCATAGTGAAAGTGAGGAAGGAGAAATAATCTCAgactttgaagaaaattttacagaagaattatgtaattatcctcacatattaaaatttatacataaactGCAGGATCTTGTTAAAAGACAGCGAAAGAAAATCAACAAACTACGAAACAAACTCAACGAACAg agacAACAAAACTTACAACCTGCAAAGACATATGTAGATTATGGAACTCAAACGGATTCCTGTGATCCTGACAAATCATTATCACAAAATTGGGATATTAGTGACAATGTTAAATCATCTAGTATAGTAGACCAAGTGAAGCAAGTAGCAGAATCAGTTTTATTACAGACTGGTTTTGTTTACGAGCAGACATCAGGAATGTATTATGATTATAACACTGGATATTATTATGACACG CGACAAGGTCTATATTACGATGGAAATACTGGAACATATTACTACTATGACGAGACTAGCAATACATACAAATTCCACAGTCAAATCTGTGCGAATGGCGCTTCTAACCTTTCCATCTCtcaaaagaaagaagaacAGAAAACTGGGAAAACACACAAG GTTTCAGATGAA GATGAcgtaaaaaaacgaaaatttgTAAACGAAGAAGAAAACTCCAAAGATGTAGAACCTGAGGAAGGTGAATGTTCAGAGAGCGAGAAAGATGATGGCATTTCTGATGAAATTACCCCtgatatatcaattaatagcGAAAGTGACCACGAAGAGGAACAAG atttggCGAAAAGTTATCCACCATGTATACGGATTATTGTTAAGGAAACAAATTTAGCGAAATTAAAAACGGGTTCTCTTTTTCTTGTAACATATACGGGTGGTTCGTTAGGCCGCGAAGGAGATCATTCGGTATTGATACCggatataaatattagcaaG CATCACGCACGCTTTTCATACGACGAAACTAAGAAACAATATCAAATGATAGATTCTGGTTCGAGAAATGGTACGTTCTTGAATGGCAAAAGATTATCAGTAGCTAAGCAGGAATCCGAGCCTCATGAGATAACACATGGCTCGGTTATAAAAATCGGCGAGACAAAACTGCTGTGTCATATTCATAATGGGAATGAAACATGCGGCCATTGCGAGCCAGGTCTTattcaacaaaatatcaaCCTTGAcgaaaataaagtttcaaaaaaagaacTCTACAAGGAGGAGTTACGccgtttgaaatataaatttggaattgaaaagaataatGTTTTGTCCGGTAGTCAACTAGCTTCCGGTTATCAAGATAGAGCGCAAGCTAGAAGACAACATGTAGGTTCCTTGCATCACCATGCTAAGACACAGCAGAGTTCTATTCACAC aTCGATCACGAAAGATAATAAAGGATTCAAATTACTTTCCAAAATGGGTTGGTCGGAAGGTCGTTCCTTGGGCAAGGACGGAGACGGAAGAACAGAACCT TTACCAATCGCCTGCAATCACAGCAAAGGCGGTCTTGGTTCGAGCGAAGCGGATTTTCCTAGTATCGAGCTGGATTCGAAAGTGGAGAAGAAACAGGCAGTATGGCGAAAAACTCAAAAGCGCTATAAAGAAATAGCGGATTGA
- the LOC105675236 gene encoding angiogenic factor with G patch and FHA domains 1 isoform X2, whose product MNQCEMHSESEEGEIISDFEENFTEELCNYPHILKFIHKLQDLVKRQRKKINKLRNKLNEQRQQNLQPAKTYVDYGTQTDSCDPDKSLSQNWDISDNVKSSSIVDQVKQVAESVLLQTGFVYEQTSGMYYDYNTGYYYDTRQGLYYDGNTGTYYYYDETSNTYKFHSQICANGASNLSISQKKEEQKTGKTHKDDVKKRKFVNEEENSKDVEPEEGECSESEKDDGISDEITPDISINSESDHEEEQDLAKSYPPCIRIIVKETNLAKLKTGSLFLVTYTGGSLGREGDHSVLIPDINISKHHARFSYDETKKQYQMIDSGSRNGTFLNGKRLSVAKQESEPHEITHGSVIKIGETKLLCHIHNGNETCGHCEPGLIQQNINLDENKVSKKELYKEELRRLKYKFGIEKNNVLSGSQLASGYQDRAQARRQHVGSLHHHAKTQQSSIHTSITKDNKGFKLLSKMGWSEGRSLGKDGDGRTEPLPIACNHSKGGLGSSEADFPSIELDSKVEKKQAVWRKTQKRYKEIAD is encoded by the exons atgaaccAGTGTGAAATGCATAGTGAAAGTGAGGAAGGAGAAATAATCTCAgactttgaagaaaattttacagaagaattatgtaattatcctcacatattaaaatttatacataaactGCAGGATCTTGTTAAAAGACAGCGAAAGAAAATCAACAAACTACGAAACAAACTCAACGAACAg agacAACAAAACTTACAACCTGCAAAGACATATGTAGATTATGGAACTCAAACGGATTCCTGTGATCCTGACAAATCATTATCACAAAATTGGGATATTAGTGACAATGTTAAATCATCTAGTATAGTAGACCAAGTGAAGCAAGTAGCAGAATCAGTTTTATTACAGACTGGTTTTGTTTACGAGCAGACATCAGGAATGTATTATGATTATAACACTGGATATTATTATGACACG CGACAAGGTCTATATTACGATGGAAATACTGGAACATATTACTACTATGACGAGACTAGCAATACATACAAATTCCACAGTCAAATCTGTGCGAATGGCGCTTCTAACCTTTCCATCTCtcaaaagaaagaagaacAGAAAACTGGGAAAACACACAAG GATGAcgtaaaaaaacgaaaatttgTAAACGAAGAAGAAAACTCCAAAGATGTAGAACCTGAGGAAGGTGAATGTTCAGAGAGCGAGAAAGATGATGGCATTTCTGATGAAATTACCCCtgatatatcaattaatagcGAAAGTGACCACGAAGAGGAACAAG atttggCGAAAAGTTATCCACCATGTATACGGATTATTGTTAAGGAAACAAATTTAGCGAAATTAAAAACGGGTTCTCTTTTTCTTGTAACATATACGGGTGGTTCGTTAGGCCGCGAAGGAGATCATTCGGTATTGATACCggatataaatattagcaaG CATCACGCACGCTTTTCATACGACGAAACTAAGAAACAATATCAAATGATAGATTCTGGTTCGAGAAATGGTACGTTCTTGAATGGCAAAAGATTATCAGTAGCTAAGCAGGAATCCGAGCCTCATGAGATAACACATGGCTCGGTTATAAAAATCGGCGAGACAAAACTGCTGTGTCATATTCATAATGGGAATGAAACATGCGGCCATTGCGAGCCAGGTCTTattcaacaaaatatcaaCCTTGAcgaaaataaagtttcaaaaaaagaacTCTACAAGGAGGAGTTACGccgtttgaaatataaatttggaattgaaaagaataatGTTTTGTCCGGTAGTCAACTAGCTTCCGGTTATCAAGATAGAGCGCAAGCTAGAAGACAACATGTAGGTTCCTTGCATCACCATGCTAAGACACAGCAGAGTTCTATTCACAC aTCGATCACGAAAGATAATAAAGGATTCAAATTACTTTCCAAAATGGGTTGGTCGGAAGGTCGTTCCTTGGGCAAGGACGGAGACGGAAGAACAGAACCT TTACCAATCGCCTGCAATCACAGCAAAGGCGGTCTTGGTTCGAGCGAAGCGGATTTTCCTAGTATCGAGCTGGATTCGAAAGTGGAGAAGAAACAGGCAGTATGGCGAAAAACTCAAAAGCGCTATAAAGAAATAGCGGATTGA
- the LOC105675236 gene encoding angiogenic factor with G patch and FHA domains 1 isoform X3, which yields MNQCEMHSESEEGEIISDFEENFTEELCNYPHILKFIHKLQDLVKRQRKKINKLRNKLNEQRQQNLQPAKTYVDYGTQTDSCDPDKSLSQNWDISDNVKSSSIVDQVKQVAESVLLQTGFVYEQTSGMYYDYNTGYYYDTRQGLYYDGNTGTYYYYDETSNTYKFHSQICANGASNLSISQKKEEQKTGKTHKVSDEDDVKKRKFVNEEENSKDVEPEEGECSESEKDDGISDEITPDISINSESDHEEEQDLAKSYPPCIRIIVKETNLAKLKTGSLFLVTYTGGSLGREGDHSVLIPDINISKHHARFSYDETKKQYQMIDSGSRNGTFLNGKRLSVAKQESEPHEITHGSVIKIGETKLLCHIHNGNETCGHCEPGLIQQNINLDENKVSKKELYKEELRRLKYKFGIEKNNVLSGSQLASGYQDRAQARRQHVGSLHHHAKTQQSSIHTSITKDNKGFKLLSKMGWSEGRSLGKDGDGRTEPT from the exons atgaaccAGTGTGAAATGCATAGTGAAAGTGAGGAAGGAGAAATAATCTCAgactttgaagaaaattttacagaagaattatgtaattatcctcacatattaaaatttatacataaactGCAGGATCTTGTTAAAAGACAGCGAAAGAAAATCAACAAACTACGAAACAAACTCAACGAACAg agacAACAAAACTTACAACCTGCAAAGACATATGTAGATTATGGAACTCAAACGGATTCCTGTGATCCTGACAAATCATTATCACAAAATTGGGATATTAGTGACAATGTTAAATCATCTAGTATAGTAGACCAAGTGAAGCAAGTAGCAGAATCAGTTTTATTACAGACTGGTTTTGTTTACGAGCAGACATCAGGAATGTATTATGATTATAACACTGGATATTATTATGACACG CGACAAGGTCTATATTACGATGGAAATACTGGAACATATTACTACTATGACGAGACTAGCAATACATACAAATTCCACAGTCAAATCTGTGCGAATGGCGCTTCTAACCTTTCCATCTCtcaaaagaaagaagaacAGAAAACTGGGAAAACACACAAG GTTTCAGATGAA GATGAcgtaaaaaaacgaaaatttgTAAACGAAGAAGAAAACTCCAAAGATGTAGAACCTGAGGAAGGTGAATGTTCAGAGAGCGAGAAAGATGATGGCATTTCTGATGAAATTACCCCtgatatatcaattaatagcGAAAGTGACCACGAAGAGGAACAAG atttggCGAAAAGTTATCCACCATGTATACGGATTATTGTTAAGGAAACAAATTTAGCGAAATTAAAAACGGGTTCTCTTTTTCTTGTAACATATACGGGTGGTTCGTTAGGCCGCGAAGGAGATCATTCGGTATTGATACCggatataaatattagcaaG CATCACGCACGCTTTTCATACGACGAAACTAAGAAACAATATCAAATGATAGATTCTGGTTCGAGAAATGGTACGTTCTTGAATGGCAAAAGATTATCAGTAGCTAAGCAGGAATCCGAGCCTCATGAGATAACACATGGCTCGGTTATAAAAATCGGCGAGACAAAACTGCTGTGTCATATTCATAATGGGAATGAAACATGCGGCCATTGCGAGCCAGGTCTTattcaacaaaatatcaaCCTTGAcgaaaataaagtttcaaaaaaagaacTCTACAAGGAGGAGTTACGccgtttgaaatataaatttggaattgaaaagaataatGTTTTGTCCGGTAGTCAACTAGCTTCCGGTTATCAAGATAGAGCGCAAGCTAGAAGACAACATGTAGGTTCCTTGCATCACCATGCTAAGACACAGCAGAGTTCTATTCACAC aTCGATCACGAAAGATAATAAAGGATTCAAATTACTTTCCAAAATGGGTTGGTCGGAAGGTCGTTCCTTGGGCAAGGACGGAGACGGAAGAACAGAACCT acGTAA